The nucleotide window TGCGTATACAACAGCTGCAAACCAATGCCAACACTGCTAATTACGATTTAAAATACCATCGGTTAGAATTTAATGTGGATCCTGCGGTCGCATCCATTTCTGGTACTGTTACAAGTTATTTTGTGGCTAAGGAGAATTTGAATTCGGTGGTGTTTGAGTTGACTCAAAATATGACCGTTACAGACGTGATTCAAAGGGAAACCAACTTATCCTTTACTCAAAATTCTGATGATGAGGTGGTCATAACCTTGACAGCCACGCAAGCAATTGGGGTTTTAGATTCCCTGAGCATTACTTATACGGGCACACCCCAAAGTTCAGGGTTCGATTCATTTGAAGCCTCTACCCATAATGGTGATCCTGTCTTATGGACCCTTTCTGAACCCTATGGCGCTAAAGACTGGTGGCCCTGCAAGCAAGATTTGAATGATAAAATAGATTCCATAGATGTTTACCTCACCATACCTAAATTCAATAGTGATAATGAAGAAAACAAGGCCGTTTCTAATGGCTTAAAGCTAAGCGAAGTTACCACTGGTGACTTTAAGACCACTCGATTTAAACATAAATACCCTATACCGGCCTATTTAATCGCCATAGCCGTTACCAATTATAGCGAGTATTCTGAGACCATTGATAACAATGGCAATCCGTTTGAGTTCGTCAATTATGCCTATCCAGAATATTTAAATTATTGGCAAACAAATTCGCCAGTAACTGTGGATATCATGAATTTCTTTTCGGAAACTTTTGGGGAATATCCCTTTGCTTCCGAAAAATATGGTCATGCCCAATTTGGCTGGGGAGGCGGTATGGAACATACCACAATTTCCTTTATGGGCAGCATGCAACGGGGTCTGGTAGCCCATGAATTGGCCCATCAATGGTTTGGGAATAAGGTTACCTGTGGCAGTTGGCAGGATATCTGGATTAATGAAGGATTTGCAACCTACTTGTCTGGTTTGGTAGTGGAAGAATTAGATGGAAATAATTCCTTTAGAAGTTGGAAACAATCCCTAGTGCAAAACATTACATCCCAAAATGGTGGTTCAGTGTATTTGCAGCCCCAGGACACCCTAAATGTTGGACGGATTTTTAATGGACGACTGAGTTATTACAAAGGAGCAATGGTGTTGCACATGCTTCGGAAAAAACTCGGCGACCCTACTTTCTATCAAGGGTTGAATGACTTTTTAAACCATCCCGACTATGCCTTTGACTATGCAAAAACAGCTGATTTAAAAGCGGTTTTGGAAAGCGCTTCAAATGAAGATCTTACAGAGTTTTTTGATGATTGGGTGTATAACCAAGGCCAT belongs to Aegicerativicinus sediminis and includes:
- a CDS encoding M1 family aminopeptidase, which gives rise to MRTFFSLMFVWFCATVYGQTEEVWVQQLMEAETKSALRIQQLQTNANTANYDLKYHRLEFNVDPAVASISGTVTSYFVAKENLNSVVFELTQNMTVTDVIQRETNLSFTQNSDDEVVITLTATQAIGVLDSLSITYTGTPQSSGFDSFEASTHNGDPVLWTLSEPYGAKDWWPCKQDLNDKIDSIDVYLTIPKFNSDNEENKAVSNGLKLSEVTTGDFKTTRFKHKYPIPAYLIAIAVTNYSEYSETIDNNGNPFEFVNYAYPEYLNYWQTNSPVTVDIMNFFSETFGEYPFASEKYGHAQFGWGGGMEHTTISFMGSMQRGLVAHELAHQWFGNKVTCGSWQDIWINEGFATYLSGLVVEELDGNNSFRSWKQSLVQNITSQNGGSVYLQPQDTLNVGRIFNGRLSYYKGAMVLHMLRKKLGDPTFYQGLNDFLNHPDYAFDYAKTADLKAVLESASNEDLTEFFDDWVYNQGHPTYEVLWKQPNANTVEITLNQTQSHVSVSFFEAPVPIRLVGSGGEVMDVVLDHTSNGQIFNETVNFDVSSVLFDPEFDLISRNNSVTLGMEDHITEQLSISIYPNPTTGKFHISKPDQFIIDEIRLLSPLGQEVLKMPYAKEIDVSHLADGLFFIELKSERATITKSLLKN